A window from Fragaria vesca subsp. vesca linkage group LG5, FraVesHawaii_1.0, whole genome shotgun sequence encodes these proteins:
- the LOC101292508 gene encoding subtilisin-like protease SDD1-like, with amino-acid sequence MAVIPFLTLIFMLSFSHGIAQKTEISPLQTYIVHVMQPEGRVFAATEDLESWHKSFLPSMTASSDDQTRLLYSYKTVISGFSARLTQEEVKVMELMDGFVAAHPERVFRRKTTHTPNFLGLNRQAGIWKDSNFGKGVIIGVLDGGVFPSHPSFSGAGIPPPPAKWKGRCDFNVSECNNKLIGAQSFNLAAMALKGAKAEPPIDEDGHGTHTASTAGGAFVQNADVLGNAKGTAVGMAPYAHLAIYKVCFGEPCPESDILAALEAAVHDGVDVISISLGEDSVPFFQDSTAIGSFAAIQKGIFVSCAAGNSGPFNGTISNEAPWILTVGASTLDRRIVASAALGNGLVFDGESLFQPKDFPSTLLPLVYAGVIGKVESAFCAEGSLKNISVKGKVVVCERGGGIGRIDKGVEVKNAGGAAMILLNAETDGFSTSADAHVLPAAHVTHAAGLNIKAYINSTATPTATILFKGTVIGDSTSPAVASFSSRGPNLASPGILKPDIIGPGVNVLAAWPFPLDNNTKAASTFNIISGTSMSCPHLSGIAALLKSSHPYWSPAAIKSAIMTSADLINLQGKLIFDETLQPADVLATGAGHVNPSKATDPGLVYDIQPDDYIPYLCGLGYKDSEVSILAHRPITCSKVSSIPEGELNYPSFSVKLGPSQTFTRTVTNVGAPYSTYSVKVNAPQGVYVTVKPSTLYFTKMNQKMSYSVTFSHGSGGKAGSFTQGFITWASAKHIVRSPVSVLLQ; translated from the coding sequence ATGGCTGTGATTCCATTTCTTACTCTCATTTTCATGCTTAGCTTCTCTCATGGGATTGCTCAAAAAACAGAGATTTCTCCTTTACAGACATACATTGTCCATGTAATGCAACCAGAGGGTAGAGTTTTTGCCGCAACAGAAGACCTGGAGAGTTGGCATAAATCTTTTCTGCCATCTATGACAGCAAGCTCTGACGATCAAACGCGCCTGCTTTACTCTTACAAAACTGTGATCAGTGGTTTTTCAGCAAGGCTAACTCAGGAGGAAGTGAAAGTGATGGAACTGATGGATGGCTTTGTGGCGGCACATCCTGAACGAGTGTTTCGTCGGAAAACCACACACACTCCCAACTTCTTGGGGCTGAATCGACAAGCGGGAATTTGGAAAGACTCAAACTTTGGGAAGGGAGTCATCATTGGAGTACTGGATGGCGGAGTATTCCCCAGCCACCCTTCATTCAGTGGTGCAGGAATTCCACCTCCACCTGCTAAATGGAAAGGGAGGTGCGACTTCAACGTGTCGGAATGCAATAATAAATTAATTGGAGCACAGTCGTTCAATCTTGCAGCCATGGCATTGAAGGGAGCGAAAGCTGAGCCGCCAATTGATGAAGACGGACATGGAACACACACAGCAAGCACAGCTGGCGGAGCGTTTGTGCAGAATGCTGATGTGCTAGGAAACGCCAAAGGCACAGCAGTTGGAATGGCACCTTACGCTCACCTGGCAATATACAAAGTCTGTTTTGGAGAACCCTGTCCAGAGAGTGATATCCTAGCTGCCCTTGAAGCTGCTGTTCACGATGGTGTTGATGTGATCTCAATCTCCCTTGGAGAAGATTCAGTTCCATTTTTCCAGGACAGTACCGCAATCGGTTCATTTGCAGCAATCCAAAAGGGAATATTTGTTAGTTGTGCAGCTGGAAATTCTGGTCCATTTAACGGCACAATATCTAATGAAGCCCCTTGGATTCTCACAGTTGGAGCAAGCACCCTCGATAGACGCATTGTAGCCTCAGCCGCGCTTGGAAATGGATTAGTATTTGATGGTGAATCTCTCTTTCAGCCAAAAGACTTCCCTTCAACATTATTGCCCCTTGTTTATGCTGGAGTGATTGGCAAAGTAGAGTCTGCATTTTGCGCTGAAGGATCCTTAAAAAACATCAGTGTGAAAGGTAAGGTGGTTGTGTGCGAGCGAGGTGGGGGAATAGGAAGAATTGACAAGGGAGTGGAAGTGAAAAATGCAGGGGGTGCAGCCATGATTCTACTGAATGCGGAAACTGATGGATTCAGTACCTCAGCTGATGCTCATGTTCTTCCTGCAGCACATGTGACCCATGCAGCAGGACTGAACATCAAAGCATACATAAATTCGACAGCAACACCAACAGCGACAATCTTATTCAAAGGAACTGTCATTGGAGACTCAACATCTCCAGCTGTTGCTTCCTTCTCTTCAAGAGGCCCCAACCTGGCAAGTCCAGGAATTCTGAAACCAGACATTATTGGACCAGGAGTAAATGTTCTTGCTGCATGGCCGTTCCCTCTTGACAACAACACAAAAGCAGCATCCACTTTCAATATAATATCCGGAACATCAATGTCATGTCCGCATCTAAGTGGAATTGCAGCTTTGCTTAAAAGCTCTCACCCATACTGGTCACCAGCTGCCATTAAATCTGCTATAATGACTTCTGCGGATCTTATAAATTTGCAAGGCAAACTGATTTTTGATGAAACACTTCAGCCTGCAGATGTCTTAGCCACTGGTGCAGGCCATGTCAACCCATCAAAGGCGACTGATCCAGGACTAGTTTATGATATTCAACCTGATGATTATATTCCATACCTTTGTGGCTTGGGATACAAGGACAGCGAAGTCAGTATCCTGGCGCACAGACCAATAACATGCTCAAAGGTATCAAGCATCCCGGAAGGAGAGCTGAACTACCCTTCATTTTCTGTCAAGCTGGGACCATCTCAGACATTCACAAGAACTGTGACAAATGTTGGTGCCCCATATTCCACTTATTCAGTCAAGGTAAATGCACCACAAGGAGTCTATGTGACTGTCAAACCCAGCACACTTTACTTCACAAAAATGAACCAGAAGATGTCATATTCTGTGACATTCAGTCATGGTTCAGGAGGTAAAGCTGGTTCATTCACTCAGGGATTTATAACATGGGCTTCTGCTAAGCACATTGTCCGGAGTCCAGTTTCTGTCTTACTTCAGTGA